Within Kineococcus endophyticus, the genomic segment GTCGGTCCTGGAGTCGGCCAAGGACGAGGCGAAGGGCCGCGCGGTCGCCGCGCTGGAGCCCGTGATGGCGCTGCTGGTCGACCTCGGCCGCGTCTTCGAGGGCGCCGGCTTCGCGCTGTCCCTCGTCGGTGGGCCCGTGCGCGACGCCCTCCTCGGCCGCCGCTCGACCGACCTCGACTTCACGACGGACGCCCGTCCCGACGACACCGCCCGGCTGCTCGGGGCCTGGGGCGACGCCTCCTGGGACATCGGCAAGGAGTTCGGGACCATCGGGGCGCGCAAGCGCGACCTCGTCGTCGAGGTCACGACGTACCGGTCCGAGAGCTACGACCCGTCCTCGCGCAAGCCCGAGGTGGCCTACGGCGACGACCTCGTCAGCGACCTCTCGCGGCGCGACTTCACCGTCAACGCGATGGCGCTGCAGCTGCCGTCGATGGACTTCGTCGACCCGCACGACGGCCTCACCGACCTCGCCGCGGGCGTCCTGCGCACCCCGGGGACGCCGGAGCAGTCGTTCTCCGACGACCCGCTGCGGATGATGCGCGCGGCCCGGTTCGCCGCCCAGCTGCGGCTGCGGGTGGCCCCGGAGGTGACGGCCGCGATGACCGCGATGGCCGACCGCATCACCATCGTCTCGGCCGAGCGGGTCCGCGTGGAGCTGGAGAAGACGCTCCTCGCGGCCGACCCCGTCGCGGGGCTGCGGCTGCTCGTCGACACCGGCCTGGCCGCGCACGTCCTGCCCGAGCTGCCGGCGCTGCAGCTGGAGATCGACGAGCACCACCGCCACAAGGACGTCTACGAGCACTCCCTCACCGTCCTGGAGCAGGCGATCGACCTGGAGGGGGACCCCGTCCCGGGGCCGGACCTGCTGCTGCGCATGGCCGCCCTGCTCCACGACGTCGGCAAGCCCCGCACCCGCCGCTTCGAGGAGGGCGGGGGCGTGAGCTTCCACCACCACGAGGTCGTCGGCGCGAAGATGGTGGCGAAGCGGCTGAAGGCGCTGCGCTTCGACAACGACACGATCAAGGCCGTCGCGCGGCTCACCGAGCTGCACCTGCGCTTCCACGGCTACGGCGACGGGGAGTGGACGGACTCCGCCGTCCGCCGCTACGTCACCGACGCCGGGCCGCTGCTCGAGCGCCTGCACCGGCTGACCCGCAGCGACTGCACGACGCGCAACGCCCGCAAGGCCAAGCGCCTGTCGGACGCCTACGACGACCTCGAGGCCCGCATCGCCCGGCTGCGGGAGCAGGAGGAGCTGGACTCGATCCGCCCCGACCTCGACGGGAACGCGATCATGCAGCTGCTGGGGATCGGCCCCTCCCGCGTCGTCGGCCGCGCCTACCAGCACCTGCTGGGGCTGCGGATGGACCGCGGGCCGCTGGGCGCGGAGGAGGCCGAGCGCGAGCTGCGCGCGTGGTGGGCCGAGCAGCCGGAGTCCCGCGAGGCCTGACACCCCCTCACCCCGCGTCACCGGCCCGTGCTGGTCTCGCGTGGAAAACACTCTTTCCGCCCCTCCGGACCGGTCCAGAGGGGCGGAAAGAGTGTTTTCCACGCGGGTCTCAGCCGGCCGGGACCGTGAGGACGAGGAGTGCGCCACCGGGCAGCCCGGGCGGCAGGTCGGCCTCCGCGGGATCCGCGCACCGCAGCTCCCCACCCGCGGCGCGGGCCAGACCGCGGGAGATCGACAGGCCGAGCCCCGCGCCGCCGTCGCCCGCCCGGGCCGGGTCGAGGCGGACGAGGCGGTCGAAGACGCGTTCGCGGTCGGCCGGGGCGATGCCGGGGCCGCCGTCGGCGACGACGACGCGGCCCTGGCCGGCGAGATGGTCCACGGTGACGACGACGGGTCCGGCGGGGGCGGCGCGGCGGGCGTTGGACAGCAGGTTCACGAGGATGCGACGCACGTGGTCGGGGTCGGCGACCACGTCGACGGCGGCCGTCCGCAGTGTCACGCCCTGCCCCAGGGACCCGGATTCGTCGACGGCGGCTCGGACCAGCGAGGCGAGGTCGGCGTGCACGGCGCGCGGCTGCAGCTCCTCCAGCCGCGACGCCGACAGCAGGTCGGTGACGAGCTGCGCCGCGCGCCGCGCCTCCCGCACGATGCGGACGGCGGCCTCCTCGCGCTCGCGCCGGTGGGGCCCGTCGCCGGTGTCGAGCAGCAGCCGCTCGGCCGCCGTGATGACCGCTGCGAGCGGGGTGCGCAGGTCGTGGGCGACGTCGGACAGGAAGCGCTGCAGGCGGTCCCGCGACCGGGTGGCCCGCTGCTCGGCCCCCTCGAGGGAGTCGAGCATGTCGTCGAAGGCGGCCGCGGTGCGGCCGAGCTCGGTGTCCGGGCGGTCCGGGTCCAGGCGGCGGCCGCGATCGCCCCGGGCGATCGAGCGGGCCGTGGACGTCATGGTGTCCAGGGGGGCGAGGGCGCGTCCGAGCAGCAGCCACAGCGCGACGACGGCGAGGGCCAGCCCCGCCAGCGCCCCCAGCAGCATCGACCGGCGGAACTGCGCGAGGGCGTCCTCGACCGGCCGCAGCGAGGTCGTGAGCACGAGGACCCGGTCGTCACCCAGCGACCGGCTGGTCCGGAGCAGCTCACCGTCCTGGACGACGGCCGCCTTCGGGCCTGCCGCCGGACCCCCGGCGGGCCCGGGGGGTCCGGGACCGTCCGCGGGACCCGGGGTGCCGACGACGGTCCCGTCGTCGGTGTCCAGCCGGGCGACGGCCCCCGCCGTGGCGAGCCGGTTGACGAGCGTCTGGTCGTCGACGGTGCCGTCGAGCTGCACCCCGAGCTCGGCCAGCCCGGCGAGCCGCGACCGCGCGTCGTCGCGCAGGCGCGACCCGAGGTCGGCGTCGACGAACACCCCGACCACGAGCAGCAGCGCCGCGAGGACGGCCGTCGCGACGGCGACCACGCGGCGGCGCAGTGAGACCGTGCGCACGGCTCAGCCGTCCTCGTCGGTGGACGCCGTGGGCGCGCGCAGGACGTACCCCAGCCCGCGGACGGTGTGCACGAGCCGCGGCCCGTGCTCCTCCAGCTTGCGCCGCAGGGCGCTGACGTGGACCTCGACGAGGTTCTGGTCGTAGTGCTCGTAGCCCCAGACCTGGGTGAGCAGCTGCAGCTTGGACAGGGTCCGCCCGCGGTAGCGGACGAGCTGGGCCAGCAGCCGGAACTCCGTCGCCGTGAGGTCCAGCGGGGAGCCGCCGCGCAGGGCCACGGAGGCGGACTCGTCGACGACGAGGTCGTCCACCTCGACGACCTGGGGCGTGCGGCCGGACCGGCGCAGCACCGCCCGCAGGCGCACGAGCAGCTCCTCGACAGCGAAGGGCTTGACCACGTAGTCGTCGGCGCCGGCCGCGAAGCCGGAGAGCCGGTCGTCGATGTCGTCCCGCGCCGTCACGAAGACGACGGGCACGTCCCGGGGCACGCACACGCGCCGGGCGAGGGACATGCCGTCCTCGCCGGGGAGCATGACGTCCAGCACGGCGATGTCGGGGCGGAACTGCTCGACGACCTCGTCGAGGCCCCGGCCGTCCGGGCGGGCGCGGACGACCATCCCGGTGTCGGTGAGCGCCTCGGTGACGGACTCGGCGATGAGCGGGTCGTCCTCGACGAGGAGGACCCGGACGGCTGCGGTGGGCACCGGAAGAACATCGCAGAGCCGCAGGGGTGGCACCAACGCGCAGCCTGAAGGGGACCTGAAGGACTGCGGCGGAACGCACCCGCTTCAGGTCCGCTTCAGTTCCGGCCGGTGGTCTTGACCTCACCGCGGACCACGAGGTCCCGGTGAGCAAGTCACCGAGCAGTCACGAAGACCGACCTGTGGAGGAACACCGTGACGACCACCCGTCCCACCGACCCGACCGACCGCGCCGCGCACGGCACCGCTCGCCGCAGCGCCCGCATCCGCCGGTTCGTCCTCGGCGCCGTCGTGGCGACGGCCGCCGGTGGGCTCGCCACCACGGCCGCCTTCGCGGCCACCACCGCGCCCGGCACCCCCAGCGGGACCGCGACCAGCCCGTCCGCCTCCGCGCCCGCCGCCCCCGGTGACGGCACGGCACCTGCCCCCGGGACCGACGCGCCCGGGCCCCCCGCCCCCGGTGCTCCCGGTGGACCGGGTGCCGGTGACCGCGTCGGCCCGCCCGCCGGCGGGACCGTGACCGCCCTGGACGGCGACACCCTGACCCTCATCGCCCCGCGCGGCGAGACCACGACCGTGACCCTCAACGACGACACCGTCGTCGTGCTCGACAAGGGCCCCGGCCAGGGCGAGCAGACCGCCGACCGCAGCGCCATCAGCGTCGGCCAGCGCGTCCACGCCGAGCTGACCTCCTCGTCGACGTCCGACAGCCGGACGGCCGCCCGTGTCGTGGTGGAGCCGCTGCGCGCCGACGGGAACGTCACCGCCGTCGACGGCAGCTCGCTGACCATCGCCGGCCCCGACGGCGCGACGACCGTCGTGGACGTGGCTGGCGCGACCGTCCTGCGCGACGGCCAGTCCGCCGAGGCCTCCTCCATCGCGGTCGGCGAGCACGTGCACGCCGAGGCCGCCGCTGGGACGGAGGTCGGGGACGGCGGGTCCTTCACCGCCACCCGGGTCGAGGTGGGCACCCCTACCCCGCCCGCCCCGCCGGCCGGTGGCCCCACGCCGCCCGCCCCGGGCCAGGGGGCTCCGACCCCGCCCGCGCCGCCCGCCGGTGCGCCGACGCCGCCCGCTCCGGGTGAGGGTGCTCCGACCCCGCCGGCGCCGGGTGAGGGTGCGCCGACGCCGCCCGAGGGTGCGCCCGCGCCCGGCGACGGCAGCGCCCCGGCCCCCGGCCAGGGTGCTCCGACCCCGCCCGCCGGCAGCGCATCGCCGACCACGGGCGGCAGCGCGCCGACCAGCGGCAGCTGACCCGAGCCGCGGTGGGCCAGGCCGTTCCCCCGCGGGACCGTCCCGCCGCGAACGCACAGCACCCCCGGACCCAGGGTCCGGGGGTGTTGTCGTGTCTCCGGGGTCGCTCAGCCCTGGTTCTGGCGGGCCAGCTCGGTGAGCACGCTGCGCTCGAGGGCCTCCGCGGCCCCCTCCTCGAGCTCGACGAAGCGCACCACGGCCTCGCCGGACTCCTCGTCGACGCGCAGGACCTCGCCGCGAGCGTGGACCTCCCGGCCGTCGGCCAGCTCGAGGGCGACCTCGACGTCGGCACCACCGGGGACGTCGGCAGCGCCTTCGATGCGCATGCCGGTGCGGGAGTAGTCGACGGTGCGGACGTCCGCGACGCCCTCGGTCGTCGTGAGGTGGGCCGGCAGCGACGCGGGGGCGCGGACGGCGCCGCGGCGGGTCTCCGACGCGAGCAGCATGACCCCCGTCAGCGCGAGCTCGTCGTCGCGGTGGGCCTGGGCGATCGCCTGGAAGACGGCGTGCGGGGTGACGGCGGACCCGTCGCCGGGGTCGGTGCTGACCCAGACGCGCTGGCCGTCGAGCTCCTCGACGGTGGCGCGAGTCGTGGCGACGTGGCTGGTGACGACGAGGCCGGCGACCCCGGCCGTCCACGAGCGGACGGTCCCCGTGTGCCACACGCCCGCGCCGGCGGCGGTCGTCGGCATGAGCGTGACCGTCGTGTCGACCGCGGGTCCTTCGGTCATGATCGTGCCGCCCTGCACCGCGTCCATCGCTCTCCCCCTGGCTGTCCCACCGATCATGTGATCGACTGAACACGCTACGTGACTACGGGGCCCCGTTCCACCTGAACGACGGAGCTCGTCACCCCTCAAGTCGCTACCCGCTGTCACATTCGTCACTCCCTGCGCAGTGGCCCCACGTCCGGGACCGGACCCGGGTTCTCCTCCCAGGCCGAGCGGAGCAGTTCCTCCAGGTGGTCGCGCGTGACGGTCCGCAGGTCCACCGCGGTGATGCCGTCGGGACCCTCGCCGGTGTGCAGTTCGGCGTGGTCACCCGCCACGCGAGCGAGCCAGGCACCACCCATCCGGCGGAACCCGGTGCGACCCTCGTCCACCAGCTCGACGACGTCCGGCAGCGAGAGCGCGAGAGCCCGCAGGTCCAGGACGGTCGTCCCCGTGGAGGGGCCTTCGAGGAGCAGCTCGTAGCCGGCGGGCGTCGCCAGCCGCACCGTCCACTGCCCGCCGTCCTG encodes:
- a CDS encoding DUF5666 domain-containing protein; this translates as MTTTRPTDPTDRAAHGTARRSARIRRFVLGAVVATAAGGLATTAAFAATTAPGTPSGTATSPSASAPAAPGDGTAPAPGTDAPGPPAPGAPGGPGAGDRVGPPAGGTVTALDGDTLTLIAPRGETTTVTLNDDTVVVLDKGPGQGEQTADRSAISVGQRVHAELTSSSTSDSRTAARVVVEPLRADGNVTAVDGSSLTIAGPDGATTVVDVAGATVLRDGQSAEASSIAVGEHVHAEAAAGTEVGDGGSFTATRVEVGTPTPPAPPAGGPTPPAPGQGAPTPPAPPAGAPTPPAPGEGAPTPPAPGEGAPTPPEGAPAPGDGSAPAPGQGAPTPPAGSASPTTGGSAPTSGS
- a CDS encoding sensor histidine kinase: MRTVSLRRRVVAVATAVLAALLLVVGVFVDADLGSRLRDDARSRLAGLAELGVQLDGTVDDQTLVNRLATAGAVARLDTDDGTVVGTPGPADGPGPPGPAGGPAAGPKAAVVQDGELLRTSRSLGDDRVLVLTTSLRPVEDALAQFRRSMLLGALAGLALAVVALWLLLGRALAPLDTMTSTARSIARGDRGRRLDPDRPDTELGRTAAAFDDMLDSLEGAEQRATRSRDRLQRFLSDVAHDLRTPLAAVITAAERLLLDTGDGPHRREREEAAVRIVREARRAAQLVTDLLSASRLEELQPRAVHADLASLVRAAVDESGSLGQGVTLRTAAVDVVADPDHVRRILVNLLSNARRAAPAGPVVVTVDHLAGQGRVVVADGGPGIAPADRERVFDRLVRLDPARAGDGGAGLGLSISRGLARAAGGELRCADPAEADLPPGLPGGALLVLTVPAG
- a CDS encoding PilZ domain-containing protein yields the protein MDAVQGGTIMTEGPAVDTTVTLMPTTAAGAGVWHTGTVRSWTAGVAGLVVTSHVATTRATVEELDGQRVWVSTDPGDGSAVTPHAVFQAIAQAHRDDELALTGVMLLASETRRGAVRAPASLPAHLTTTEGVADVRTVDYSRTGMRIEGAADVPGGADVEVALELADGREVHARGEVLRVDEESGEAVVRFVELEEGAAEALERSVLTELARQNQG
- a CDS encoding response regulator transcription factor, with translation MPTAAVRVLLVEDDPLIAESVTEALTDTGMVVRARPDGRGLDEVVEQFRPDIAVLDVMLPGEDGMSLARRVCVPRDVPVVFVTARDDIDDRLSGFAAGADDYVVKPFAVEELLVRLRAVLRRSGRTPQVVEVDDLVVDESASVALRGGSPLDLTATEFRLLAQLVRYRGRTLSKLQLLTQVWGYEHYDQNLVEVHVSALRRKLEEHGPRLVHTVRGLGYVLRAPTASTDEDG
- a CDS encoding CCA tRNA nucleotidyltransferase encodes the protein MAGLDPVLHEESPTPRTDGRVAVTESDLESVLESAKDEAKGRAVAALEPVMALLVDLGRVFEGAGFALSLVGGPVRDALLGRRSTDLDFTTDARPDDTARLLGAWGDASWDIGKEFGTIGARKRDLVVEVTTYRSESYDPSSRKPEVAYGDDLVSDLSRRDFTVNAMALQLPSMDFVDPHDGLTDLAAGVLRTPGTPEQSFSDDPLRMMRAARFAAQLRLRVAPEVTAAMTAMADRITIVSAERVRVELEKTLLAADPVAGLRLLVDTGLAAHVLPELPALQLEIDEHHRHKDVYEHSLTVLEQAIDLEGDPVPGPDLLLRMAALLHDVGKPRTRRFEEGGGVSFHHHEVVGAKMVAKRLKALRFDNDTIKAVARLTELHLRFHGYGDGEWTDSAVRRYVTDAGPLLERLHRLTRSDCTTRNARKAKRLSDAYDDLEARIARLREQEELDSIRPDLDGNAIMQLLGIGPSRVVGRAYQHLLGLRMDRGPLGAEEAERELRAWWAEQPESREA